One segment of Cutaneotrichosporon cavernicola HIS019 DNA, chromosome: 4 DNA contains the following:
- the PMT2 gene encoding uncharacterized protein (MIR domain), with translation MRSTTHRRTHYHDDDDLADPRPWETRVPPSRYGSGSDRAAAPDLPLYTMEKEKENEKDLAEAAGETAPLNDDGQGKWDKGHGVGPGIGGRRGLPPRQRLNGWQGVYQENEELVWTGLYTLLSMITRFWRIGAANFVVWDEAHFGKFGSHYINRDFYFDVHPPLGKMLVGFAGLVSGYNGGFEFKSGVEYPDSVPYTAMRVILASFGVALVPIAWLTTGELGWSRYTRHWVTLCVLCDIGWLCISRFILLDSMLLFFTFTTVLGLVKFHNQRHQPFADDWWIWLVFTGWSIGCVLSVKWVGLFGVALVGLYTIEDLWDKFGDLSMPVRTYAKHWAARIMCLIMLPFLIYAACFKIHFLILNRSGPGDAQMSSLFQAGLRGNDFAQSPLEVAYGSRLTLKNFGYGGGLLHSHVQTYPTGSMQQQITCYHYKDMNNDWIVTLPWGAEETNPDDIRYLQDGDVIRLVHSATDRQLHSHPLAAPVTKEDWEVSGYGNQTIGDEQDHWVVEVVDDTQRKKSSQEGRIHALTTRMRLRHKNLGCYLRAANSVLPQWGFKQVEVSCTKTNDPKDVHTYWNVESHWNDKLPPGNLKMYRSPFWRDFAHLNVAMWTSNNALVPDPDKEDILASKPSDWPFLHLGLRMCGWGDNQIKFYLLGTPLVWWWSSLCVPGLLLIAGWFLLRMQRHYKDWAPGEWDHFLYVCKVSFFGWFLHFAPFLIMGRVTYLHHYLPTLWFAVLMAGQVLDLFFFGSTRWSAKAKLVWFVLWTGALVVNFWWFKDLALGVHGNVNDHPGWQWRRSWNIYNGS, from the exons ATGCGGTCGACCACACATCGGCGCACCCATTAtcacgacgacgacgacctcgctgACCCGAGGCCTTGGGAGACACGCGTCCCTCCCTCGAGATACGGCTCTGGAAGCGACAGGGCCGCAGCACCAGATCTCCCCCTCTACACcatggagaaggagaaggagaatgagaaggatctcgccgaggccgctgGCGAGACTGCTCCGCTCAATGACGACGGGCAGGGCAAGTGGGACAAGGGGCACGGCGTCGGACCCGGCATCGGCGGGAGGCGCGGTCTTCCACCACGACAAAGGCTCAATGGCTGG CAAGGAGTATACCaggagaacgaggagcTTGTGTGGACCGGCTTGTACACATTGTTGAGCATGATCACGCGTTTCTGGCGCATCGGCGCGGCCAACTTTGTGGTGTGGGACGAAGCACACTTTGGCAAGTTTGGCTCCCACTACATCAACCGCGACTTTTACTTTGACGTGCACCCGCCACTGGGCAAGATGCTCGTCGGCTTTGCTGGCCTCGTCTCTGGCTACAACGGTGGTTTCGAATTCAAGTCCGGAGTCGAGTACCCCGACAGTGTGCCGTACACCGCCATGCGCGTCATTCTCGCCAGCTTTGGCGTCGCTCTCGTTCCCATTGCGTGGTTGACCACTGGCGAGCTTGGCTGGTCCCGTTACACGCGCCACTGGGTTACACTGTGTGTCCTCTGCGACATTGGCTGGCTGTGCATATCGCGCTTCATCCTGCTCGACTCGATGCTCCTGTTCTTCACTTTCACCACGGTTCTAGGCCTCGTCAAGTTCCACAACCAGCGCCACCAGCCGTTTGCGGATGACTGGTGGATCTGGCTCGTGTTTACCGGCTGGTCAATTGGCTGTGTGCTCTCCGTCAAGTGGGTCGGCCTATTCGGCGttgccctcgtcggcctgTACACGATCGAGGACCTGTGGGACAAGTTTGGCGATCTTTCGATGCCGGTCCGCACGTACGCCAAGCACTGGGCTGCTAGGATTATGTGCTTAATCATGCTCCCGTTCCTCATTTACGCGGCCTGCTTCAAGATCCacttcctcatcctcaaccGGTCGGGGCCAGGTGACGCGCAGATGAGCTCGCTCTTCCAGGCGGGCCTTCGCGGCAACGACTTTGCCCAGTCGCccctcgaggtcgcgtACGGCTCGCGGCTTACGCTCAAGAACTTTGGCTACGGCGGCGGTCTCCTCCACTCGCACGTCCAGACCTACCCGACCGGCTCGATGCAGCAGCAGATCACCTGCTACCACTACAAGGACATGAACAACGACTGGATCGTGACGCTTCCCTGGGGTGCCGAGGAGACCAACCCCGACGACATCCGTTACCTccaggacggcgacgtcaTCCGTCTCGTGCACTCGGCAACGGACCGCCAGCTGCATTCGCACCCGCTCGCGGCGCCCGTGACCAAGGAGGACTGGGAGGTCTCGGGCTACGGCAACCAAACGATCGGCGACGAGCAGGACCActgggtcgtcgaggtcgtcgacgacacgcAGCGCAAGAAGTCGTCGCAGGAGGGGCGCATCCACGCCCTCACGACCCGCATGCGCTTGCGCCACAAGAACCTCGGGTGCTACCTGCGCGCGGCCAACTCGGTGCTCCCGCAGTGGGGCTTCAAGCAGGTTGAGGTGTCGTGCACCAAGACCAACGACCCCAAGGATGTGCACACGTACTGGAACGTCGAGTCGCATTGGAACGACAAGCTGCCTCCCGGTAACCTCAAGATGTACCGCTCGCCATTTTGGCGTGACTTTGCTCACCTCAACGTCGCGATGTGGACGTCCAACAACGCCCTTGTTCCCGACCCGGACAAGGAAGACATTCTCGCGTCCAAGCCCAGCGACTGGCCattcctccacctcggcctgcgcaTGTGCGGCTGGGGCGATAACCAGATAAAGTTCTACCTCCTGGGCACACCGCTcgtgtggtggtggagcaGCCTGTGTGTTCCCGGCCTGCTGCTGATTGCGGGCTGGTTCCTGCTCCGCATGCAGCGCCATTACAAGGACTGGGCGCCGGGAGAGTGGGACCACTTCCTCTACGTGTGCAAGGTCTCGTTCTTCGGGTGGTTCCTGCACTTTG ccccGTTCCTCATCATGGGCCGCGTGACCTACCTGCACCACTACCTGCCGACGTTGTGGTTCGCCGTCCTGATGGCCGGgcaggtcctcgacctgtTCTTCTTTGGCTCTACGCGCTGGtcggccaaggccaagcttgTATGGTTTGTCTTGTGGACGGgtgcgctcgtcgtcaactTCTGGTGGTTCAAGGACCTCGCTCTTGGCGTTCACGGCAACGTAAACGACCACCCTGGCTGGCAGTGGCGCCGGTCGTGGAAC ATTTACAACGGGTCCTAA
- the HHT1 gene encoding uncharacterized protein (Core histone H2A/H2B/H3/H4) — MARTKQTARKSTGGKAPRKQLAAKAARKSAPSAATGGVKKPHRYRPGTVALREIRRYQKSTELLIRKLPFQRLVREIAQDFKTDLRFQSSAIGALQEAAEAYLVSLFEDTNLAAIHAKRVTIQPKDLQLARRLRGERS, encoded by the exons ATGG CCCGCACCAAG CAGACCGCCCGCAAGTCCACCGGTGGCAAGGCGCCCCGTAAGCAGC tcgccgccaaggctgccCGCAAGTCGGCTCCTTCGGCCGCTACCGGTGGTGTCAAGAAGCCTCACCGTTACCGCCCGGGTACCGTCGCCCTCCGTGAGATTCGTCGCTACCAGAA GTCGACCGAGCTTCTGATCCGCAAGCTCCCGTTCCAGCGCCTGGTTCGTGAGATTGCCCAGGACTTCAAGACCGACCTCCGGTTCCAGAGCTCGGCCATTGGTGCCCTCCAGGAGGCTGCTGAGGCGTACCTTGTGTCGCTCTTCGAGGACACCAACCTTGCCGCTATCCACGCCAAGCGTGTCACCATCCAGCCCAAGGACCTCcagctcgctcgccgcctccgTGGTGAGCGCTCGTAA
- the ARC18 gene encoding uncharacterized protein (Functions as component of the Arp2 3 complex which is involved in regulation of actin polymerization and together with an activating nucleation-promoting factor (NPF) mediates the formation of branched actin networks): protein MPAYHSAYNDDQVQQIGNTAVLPINWKHVKGSQLVTADPSRPDIVEEALDLFRANCLFRNFEIKGAADRTLIYLILFISDCIAKLAPSAGRPSPGYQEAGKRLATLSVDHFALPGEPGFPLNSMYHAPGNRAEAEQLRSYLTQARSELAARLVDRLYAPEPVVGADGNPTGQMGPRPTQPSKWWMSFQKRRFMGRAL from the exons ATGCCT GCCTATCACTCCGCATACAACGACGACCAGGTGCAGCAGATCGGCAACACGGCCGTCCTGCCCATCAACTGGAAGCATGTCAAGGGGAGCCAGCTGGTCACGGCCGACCCGAGCCGGCCAgacattgtcgaggaggcgctcgacctgTTCCGCGCAAACTGCCTCTTCCGCAACTTTGAGATCAAGG gcgCGGCCGACCGCACGCTCATCtacctcatcctcttcatctcggACTGTATTGCCAAGCTTGCGCCTAGCGCTGGTCGTCCTTCGCCGGGATACCAGGAGGCCGGGAAGAGGCTCGCGACGCTCTCCGTCGATCACTTTGCGTTGCCGGGCGAGCCGGGGTTCCCCCTCAACTCGATGTATCATGCGCCTGGGAACCGTGCGGAGGCTG AACAGCTCCGCTCGTACCTCACGCAGGCGCGGTCCGAGCTTGCCGCCCGCCTTGTCGACAGGCTGTACGCGCCCGAGCCCGtcgttggcgccgacggcaaCCCCACGGGCCAGATGGGGCCGCGCCCCACCCAGCCAAGCAAGTGGTGGATGTCGTTCCAGAAGCGCCGGTTCATGGGGCGTGCGCTGTGA
- a CDS encoding uncharacterized protein (Adaptins are components of the adaptor complexes which link clathrin to receptors in coated vesicles. Clathrin-associated protein complexes are believed to interact with the cytoplasmic tails of membrane proteins, leading to their selection and concentration) produces the protein MADAKLFTRGKIQDLRDELRNAGDKKDKGFARKKTALKKIVANMTMGNDMSPLFPDMIQCMQIQVLEIKKMVYLYLVNYGRSRPEDVAHAIGGFLSDCADRNPLIRGLAIRTMSSIPLPTIIQALVEPLRHALEDQDPYVRKTAAIAVAKLYASDFGKKTVAKENFVAMLRDMLADHNPTVVANAVAALVEISERSSDISLRLNATVAGKLVAALGECSEWGQIYILDSLLSFVPQSSLDAETLAERISVRLQHANSAVVLTTIKVILYLMNYMEDESLISMLERKMGPPLVTLLSSGPEVQYVGLRNILLIIQRRPAILQNEVKVFFCKYNDPIYVKLAKLEIMYRLSREDNVSEVLTELKEYASEVDVDFVRKAVRSIGRLAIKIDNAADQCVMVLLELMKTKISYVVQEAIVVIKDIFRRYPNKYERVIAVLCENLDVLDESEAKASMIWIVGQYADRIENSDELLEDFMFTFKEESAEVQLALLTATVKLFIRRPTAAQELLPRILKLATEEAENPDLRDRGFMYWRLLTTNPTAARDIVLSDKPVISTETDRMDKGTLDQLLLHTGTLGSIYHKNPETFIRTAKPRYLPDSPALNSSSRRHLVQATTLFNPRPTPAVPARPAPAPNAAPANTNGNGSEDTPTPPPASSDPYAQLADLDLLGGGDYQSDVPRPRGAAEDLLI, from the exons ATGGCggacgccaagctcttca CACGCGGAAAGATTCAGGATCTGCGAGACGAGCTCCGCAATGCCGGCGACAAGAAAGATAAGGGGTTCgcgaggaagaagacggcCCTCAAGAAGATCGTGGCGAACATGACCATGGGGAATGACA TGTCCCCATTGTTTCCTGATATGATCCAGTGCATGCAGATCCAAGTGCTCGAGATCAAGAAGA TGGTCTACCTCTACCTCGTCAACTACGGACGGTCACGGCCAGAAGACGTCGCACACGCCATCGGCGGCTTCCTCTCAGACTGCGCGGACCGTAACCCCCTCATCCGTGGTCTGGCAATCCGGACCATGAGCTCGATCCCGTTACCCACGATAATCCAGGCGCTTGTCGAACCACTCCGGCACGCCCTTGAGGACCAGGACCCCTACGTTCGCAAGACGGCCGCCATTGC cgtcGCCAAGTTGTACGCGTCCGACTTCGGGAAGAAGACGGTCGCAAAGGAGAACTTTGTCGCCATGCTGCGCGACATGTTAGCTGACCACAACCCGACGGTCGTTGCCAATGCCGTCGCGGCACTCGTGGAGATCTCGGAGCGCAGCTCGGACATCAGCCTACGCCTGAACGCCACCGTGGCGGGCAAGCTCGTggccgcgctgggcgaGTGCTCCGAATGGGGCCAGATATACATCCTCGACTCTCTGCTGTCGTTTGTGCCGCAGTCgtcgctcgacgccgagacgctcgccgagcgtATCTCTGTCCGACTGCAACACGCCAATAGTGCAGTTGTGCTCACGACCATCAAGGTCATCCTTTACCTCATGAACTACATGGAGGATGAGTCGCTGATCAGCAtgctcgagcgcaagaTGGGCCCGCCGCTCGTGACCTTGTTATCGTCCGGGCCAGAGGTGCAATACGTCGGCCTGCGCAACATCCTGCTCATCATCCAGAGGCGACCGGCGATCCTGCAGAACGAAGTCAAGGTCTTCTTCTGCAAGTACAACGACCCCATCTACGTCAAactcgccaagctcgagatcATGTACCGCTTGAGCCGCGAGGACAACGTCAGCGAGGTGCTGACCGAGTTGAAAGAGTACGCTTCCGAGGTCGACGTAGACTTTGTGCGCAAAGCGGTGCGCTCGATCGGGCGACTGGCGATCAAGATTGACAACGCAGCTGACCAGTGTGTCATggtgctcctcgagctcatgaAGACCAAGATCAGCTACGTCGTGCAGGAGGCGATTGTGGTGATCAAGGATATCTTCCGTCGCTACCCCAACAAGTACGAGCGCGTGATCGCGGTGCTGTGTGAGAACCTCGATGTGTTGGACGAGTCGGAAGCCAAGGCTTCCATGATCTGGATCGTGGGACAATATGCCGACCGCATAGAGAACTCGGAcgagcttctcgaggaCTTTATGTTCACcttcaaggaggagagcgccGAAGTGCAGCTTGCACTCCTCACCGCGACAGTGAAGCTGTTCATCCGCCGCCCGACCGCCGCACAGGAACTCCTCCCCCGCATTCTCAAACTCGCTaccgaggaggctgagaaCCCAGACCTGCGGGATCGC ggATTCATGTACTGGCGCCTCCTCACGACCAACCCGACGGCGGCACGTGACATTGTCCTCTCCGATAAGCCTGTCATCTCGACTGAGACAGACCGCATGGACAAGGGCACGCtcgaccagctcctcctgcACACGGGCACCCTGGGGAGCATCTACCACAAGAACCCCGAGACGTTCATCCGTACCGCCAAGCCGCGTTACCTCCCGGACTCGCCAGCGCTCAACTCTAGCTCGCGCAGACATCTCGTGCAGGCGACGACTCTGTTCAACCCACGCCCAACGCCGGCCGTTCCCGCGCGCCCTGCTCCTGCCCCCAACGCCGCACCCGCAAACACCAACGGAAACGGCAGCGAGGACACGCCGACACCGCCCCCAGCAAGCAGCGACCCTTACGCGCAGCTGGCggaccttgacctccttggcggGGGCGACTACCAGTCGGACGTTCCGCGCCCCCGCGGCGCCGCAGAGGACCTCTTGATCTAA
- a CDS encoding uncharacterized protein (Broad-Complex, Tramtrack and Bric a brac) — protein sequence MPNLHANYYHGNVKAFRQELDGAASTTSGARQSSSAGRSWTLSGFVPKADPNERDALGRTVLHLAATSNTPLSYQFFQILLRNPAISVNLQDYESGYTALHRALYAGNIRAARDLLARPDIDVSVTDNEGLRAFDLFNGTVDGTNPADDGDEVIGTDLYVWGVNRNSTLGLSDASGDKTFPDRVNLLTQKQASSHPDPAERFLHVGVRDVQMAKLHTGVVTAEARGNLSLCGFGSAGRLGQKIHSQLPLLPLPDFAPTVVAIALGPDHTLALTSGGYVMTWGSNRYQQLGYVIEAPANPSPFAKDDDLIVQTTPKRIIGALKKEWVRGVAAGRMSSACWTADAVWTWGTNLGHLGYEKAANPTQINPRKVTAISQPVIDVALSDYAMICILDSNEVMCFHHDAHFKITFNSPQKSLKGPKNPAHVSMDPTIIKVTSCGQMFATLSAKGDVCTFTLPHPSEEASKDVRDRHVIVKPQILWALRKSFTAVKDMALGPDGTVIICTKSGHVFVRQRTKAGSGALKFRRIPYLQRIIKVAANETGGFAAIRVDARPSAIALKGKTLEEDLFSLQPHVRRYENQMTAEDFDRPVVRRDTEDEEDESTDSVHHDTMVATQLCHVINRWQAHSTDSLFAWSEPLLGSDVSIAVGDYVIPAHSVVLCLRAPAFARVLAGQVVEGLRLRAEDGRPVIEMDVTHPLVALLLLQYLYSDELAAVWDSRVVYTLQTKFPDMPLPVRDIKRDVRRFADILELAPLRPVLELVAKTTISTKTLPGDLATFFAQSSTPPSEVCDVVVVLADREVALNSALLRARCPFFEAMFADRDWTLQRREADDDNNVVVHMEHLRWRPMKLVFRFIHEGREDDLFDYLHQETLDEFLDFVFEVLAAATELLMDRLVLVCSRVIVKHCNPFNAAALAVEASFYRAADLKASIFDYISACMETMLESGLLDDMDDDVLRDLSKTISVKQGDKAVVPRSNILVDELMVKHREWIAVQDIPTPRVRQPYKWKPRSPHLEARRPSTSPMTTPDLKPLTSAGPVDEMFTMDEETSAGTTPRQAPSPNPSAGSARSMTPLSLGRSSGKPVWKSRTVEQEKVDLRSIMAEAAATRTPARPPGPPSTPTPARANGSASAATPRPSPSGWRPVEARPTSLAAVQASQAPQAPLIPTRATGSMAAAPVGHVIQPPRLGATPTRRQGVAWSTPTTYAPPVSSSPSQAFSLLAIQQQERDAAETVTKKVAKSFAEIQAEEAAAAAERAREDEFQRWWETQRTSDRVESGRGRGRGRGERRVPTRGKGKGRASGGGEAGPSVINGQAESSQPASQPQSQTQGQSSPQVPSGRKGKGRGESVEDGATQFRGRRQTQDSGSGKDPQEARIDDSPTRQESWSEGGSDRILSICIVSASHLASHLAS from the exons ATGCCCAACCTCCACGCCAATTACTACCATGGCAACGTCAAGGCGTTCCGccaggagctcgacggTGCCGCGTCCacgacgagcggcgcgcggcaaAGTAGTTCGGCTGGGCGATCGTGGACGCTGAGCGGATTCGTGCCGAAAGCAGACCCCAACGAGCGTGATGCTTTGGGAAGAAC cgTGCTCCACCTCGCAGCCACTAGCAATACCCCACTCTCATACCAGTTCTTCCAGATCCTTCTGCGTAATCCCGCGATCTCCGTCAATCTACAGGACTACGAGTCTGGGTACACAGCCCTCCATCGCGCGCTGTACGCCGGTAACATCCGTGCCGCACGCGATCTTCTCGCGCGCCCGGACATCGATGTGTCGGTCACTGATAATGAGGGGCTGAGGGCGTTTGACCTGTTCAATGGCACGGTTGACGGTACAAACCCTGCCGATGATGGAGACGAGGTCATCGGCACTGATCTCTACGTGTGGGGCGTGAATC gcaaCTCGACATTGGGCCTCAGTGACGCGTCGGGGGACAAGACGTTTCCCGACCGTGTCAACCTGCTCACGCAGAAACAGGCGAGCAGCCATCCTGATCCAGCTGAGAGATTCCTCCACGTCGGTGTGCGCGACGTGCAGATGGCCAAGCTCCACACCGGGGTAGTCACCGCGGAGGCCCGCGGCAACCTCAGCCTCTGTGGCTTCGGCTCGGCGGGCCGCCTAGGCCAGAAGATCCACTCGCAGCTTCCACTGCTTCCCCTCCCAGACTTCGCGCCCACGGTCGTTGcgatcgcgctcggccCCGATCACACGCTTGCATTGACGAGTGGCGGTTACGTGATGACCTGGGGCAGCAATCGATACCAGCAGCTCGGATATGTCATCGAAGCGCCTGCGAACCCTTCGCCTTTCGCTAAGGATGACGACCTCATCGTCCAGACGACGCCGAAGCGCATCATCGGCGCACTCAAGAAGGAGTGGGTGCGCGGTGTGGCCGCCGGGCGGATGAGTAGCGCGTGCTGGACCGCCGACGCAGTCTGGACGTGGGGCACAAACCTCGGCCACCTGGGATACGAGAAGGCCGCGAATCCCACCCAGATTAACCCGCGCAAAGTGACGGCCATCTCGCAACCTGtcatcgacgtcgcgctctCCGACTATGCCATGATCTGCATCCTCGACTCAAATGAGGTCATGTGCTTCCACCATGACGCCCACTTCAAGATCACCTTCAACTCGCCGCAGAAGTCGCTCAAGGGTCCCAAGAACCCAGCTCACGTAAGCATGGACCCCACCATTATCAAGGTCACGAGCTGTGGGCAGATGTTCGCTACGCTCTCAGCCAAGGGCGACGTGTGCACCTTCACCCTGCCCCACCCATCCGAGGAGGCGAGCAAGGACGTGCGTGACCGGCACGTCATCGTCAAGCCGCAGATCTTGTGGGCTTTGAGAAAGAGTTTTACTGCCGTCAAGGACATGGCGCTTGGGCCGGACGGGACAGTCATCATCTGCACCAAGTCGGGGCACGTGTTTGTGCGGCAGCGCACTAAGGCCGGATCTGGTGCACTCAAGTTCCGGCGCATCCCGTACCTGCAGCGGATCATCAAGGTGGCCGCGAACGAGACGGGCGGCTTTGCTGCTAtccgcgtcgacgcgcgcccATCAGCCATCGCACTCAAGGGCAAAACGCTCGAAGAGGACTTGTTCTCCCTCCAGCCTCATGTTCGACGGTACGAGAACCAAATGACAGCTGAGGACTTTGACCGGCCTGTTGTGCGCCGCGACActgaggatgaggaggatgagagcACTGACTCGGTACACCACGACACCATGGTCGCGACGCAGCTGTGCCACGTCATCAACCGTTGGCAGGCGCACAGTACGGACTCTCTGTTCGCTTGGTCCGAACCGCTTCTCGGGAGCGACGTGTCGATTGCCGTTGGCGACTACGTGATCCCTGCGCACAGTGTGGTGCTGTGCCTCCGCGCACCCGCGTTTGCTCGGGTGCTTGCCGGGCAAGTGGTCGAGGGTctgcggctgcgcgcgGAGGACGGGCGGCCCGTCATCGAGATGGACGTCACCCACCCCCTCGTAGCACTTCTGCTCCTCCAGTACCTGTACTcggacgagctggccgcAGTGTGGGACTCGCGTGTGGTGTACACACTCCAGACCAAGTTTCCCGACATGCCGCTCCCAGTCAGGGACATCAAGCGGGACGTTCGGCGCTTCGCCGACATCTTGGAGTTGGCGCCGCTCAGGCCGGTGCTGGAACTCGTGGCGAAGACAACGATCAGCACGAAAACGCTCCCCGGCGACCTCGCTACGTTCTTCGCGCaatcctcgacgccgccatcgGAGGTCTGTGACGTAGTGGTGGTCTTAGCCGACCGCGAGGTGGCACTCAACTCGGCGCTTCTCCGGGCTCGCTGCCCATTCTTTGAGGCCATGTTCGCCGACCGCGACTGGACGCtgcagcgccgcgaggcTGACGATGATAACAACGTCGTCGTGCACATGGAGCACCTGAGATGGCGGCCGATGAAGCTTGTCTTCCGCTTCATCCACGAAGGCCGTGAAGACGACCTCTTCGACTACCTGCACCAGGAGACGCTGGACGAGTTCCTCGACTTTGTCTTCGAGGTGCTCGCGGCCGCAACCGAGCTGCTGATGGACCGGCTCGTGCTGGTGTGTTCGCGCGTGATCGTCAAGCACTGCAACCCGTTCAacgccgcggcgctcgccgtcgaaGCGTCGTTCTACAGGGCGGCGGATCTCAAGGCGAGCATCTTCGACTACATTAGCGCCTGCATGGAGACGATGCTAGAAAGCGGACTGCTGGACGAtatggacgacgacgtgctgCGCGACCTCTCCAAAACGATCAGCGTCAAGCAGGGCGACAAGGCGGTGGTGCCGCGGTccaacatcctcgtcgacgagctcatggTCAAGCACCGCGAGTGGATCGCGGTGCAGGACATTCCCAcgccgcgcgtgcggcAGCCGTACAAGTGGAAGCCGCGCTCCCCGCATCTCGAAGCGCGACGGccatcgacctcgcccaTGACCACACCAGATCTCAAGCCTCTTACTTCTGCAGGCCcggtcgacgagatgttcacgatggacgaggagaccaGCGCGGGCACAACGCCACGGCAGGCACCGTCGCCCAACCCATCCGCGGGGAGCGCGCGGTCGATGACGCCACTCAGCCTCGGGAGGAGTTCTGGGAAGCCCGTGTGGAAATCGCGCACGGTGGAGCAAGAAAAGGTCGACCTGCGGAGTATCATGGCCGAGGCAGCCGCGACGCGGACACCGGCAAGGCCGCCCGGCCCCCCGTCCACCCCAACGCCAGCGAGAGCCAACGGCTCCGCGTCCGCTGCAACCCCGCGACCATCCCCCTCTGGATGGCGCcccgtcgaggcgcgcccaacctccctcGCGGCCGTACAGGCCTCGCAGGCCCCGCAGGCCCCCCTAATCCCCACGCGCGCAACTGGCTCTATGGCTGCGGCTCCGGTCGGACACGTAATccagccgccgcgcctcggcgcaACCCCGACACGGAGGCAGGGCGTGGCGTGGTCGACGCCTACGACCTATGCCCCACCGGTGTCAAGCAGTCCGAGCCAGGCGTTCTCATTACTCGCAATTCAGCagcaggagcgcgacgcagcTGAGACGGTAACGAAGAAGGTCGCTAAGAGCTTCGCCGAGATtcaggcggaggaggctgcggccgcAGCAGAACGGGCGagggaggacgagttccAGCGCTGGTGGGAGACGCAGCGCACCTCGGACCGTGTAGAGAGtggacgcggacgcgggcgcggacggGGAGAGCGCCGTGTACCGACCCGGGGGAAAGGCAAGGGCCGTGCGAGTGGTGGCGGGGAGGCGGGTCCAAGCGTGATCAATGGGCAGGCGGAATCCTCGCAGCCCGCGTCCCAGCCCCAATCCCAAACGCAAGGCCAGTCCTCCCCTCAGGTGCCGTCTGGCCGCAAAGGCAAGGGCCGCGGCGAGAGCGTTGAGGATGGCGCGACCCAGTTCCGTGGACGGCGGCAGACCCAGGATagcggcagcggcaagGACCCGCAGGAGGCGCGGATCGACGATAGCCCGACGCGCCAAG AGTCATGGAGCGAGGGCGGCTCCGATCGCATCTTGAGCATATGCATTGTTTCCGCATCGCACCTAGCATCGCACCTGGCGTCGTAA
- a CDS encoding uncharacterized protein (Belongs to the dihydrofolate reductase family), giving the protein MTKPRPLTAIVAATLDNGIGRDGGLPWRLPGEIKYFARVTTGEPSGGRNAVLMGRRTWDGIPPKFRPLKDRYNLVISRTPQVVEKANLTTAHASFEDALASVPGDTHRVFLIGGATLYNAALPSHVDRVLLTRVLERLPCDVFLSDFTALPGWRLTSHDELRQWVGWEVPEGEVEEKGIRYRYEMWVKE; this is encoded by the exons ATGACAAAACCGCGTCCCCTAACCGCCATTGTGGCCGCGACACTCGACAATGGCATcggccgcgacggcggctTGCCATGGCGTCTGCCGGGTGAGATCAAGTACTTTGCAAGGG TCACCACTGGCGAGCCGTCGGGTGGCCGGAACGCCGTCCTTATGGGCCGACGGACTTGGGATGGTATACCACCTAAATTCCGCCCCTTGAAGGACAGGTATAACCTCGTCATCTCAAGGACGCCCCAAGTCGTCGAAAAAGCCAACCTTACAACAGCGCATGCGAGCTTTGAAGATGCCCTCGCCTCTGTTCCGGGGGATACGCATCGCGTGTTCCTCATCGGTGGGGCGACACTGTATAATGCCGCGTTACCTAGCCATGTCGACCGCGTACTCCTCACTCGCGTGCTTGAGCGGTTACCGTGCGACGTCTTCCTCTCCGACTTTACTGCTCTCCCTGGATGGCGGTTGACGAGTCATGACGAGCTGCGGCagtgggtggggtgggaggtgccagagggcgaggtcgaggagaaggggatTAGATATCGTTACGAGATGTGGGTCAAGGAGTAA